From a region of the Oryzias melastigma strain HK-1 linkage group LG4, ASM292280v2, whole genome shotgun sequence genome:
- the LOC112150346 gene encoding uncharacterized protein LOC112150346 — MRVLWISCLLIGSITCYPQQGGSGVPPSMWLPRSGQAPSKPGYEEPSEQTGGHDSSSSFPWLYSSNTAGGPSDSGIFQPMWYPAMPSEQEPSKPSHQKPTGQSSTYGSYSGPYTAGGAYSSSGSQQYGAPSSQSGGAEQESWSSSSDGDDEEEPVFTPVSEEDQVYAFKSRSRYNQKRLLFSQFRYTPTEPRQHQDPVFPHTGKTSQHGKGPVKGGY, encoded by the exons atgaG GGTGTTGTGGATTTCCTGTCTGCTTATTGGAAGCATCACCTGCTATCCTCAACAAGGAG GCAGTGGTGTTCCTCCTTCCATGTGGCTTCCACGTTCTGGACAAGCTCCATCCAAGCCAGGCTATGAGGAACCCTCTGAGCAAACTGGTGGCCATGACAGTTCCAGCAGCTTTCCCTGGTTGTACAGCAGCAACACTGCTGGAG GTCCTTCAGACAGTGGAATCTTCCAGCCCATGTGGTACCCTGCAATGCCATCTGAACAGGAACCATCCAAGCCGTCCCATCAGAAACCTACAGGACAGTCCAGCACTTATGGCAGCTACAGTGGTCCCTACACTGCTGGGGGAGCCTACAGTTCCTCTGGCTCCCAGCAGTACGGTGCACCGAGCAGTCAGTCTGGAGGCGCTGAGCAGGAGAGCTGGAGCTCTTCATCTGATGGTGACGATGAGGAGGAGCCCGTCTTCACTCCAGTGAGCGAGGAGGATCAGGTGTACGCTTTCAAGTCTCGTTCTCGCTACAACCAGAAACGGCTGCTGTTCAGTCAGTTCCGCTACACCCCAACAGAACCACGGCAGCATCAGGATCCAGTGTTTCCACACACGGGCAAAACATCTCAACACGGCAAAGGTCCAGTCAAAGGAGGCTACTGA
- the LOC112150344 gene encoding 34 kDa antigenic protein homolog isoform X2 yields MRVLWISCLLVGSITCYPQQGGSGVPSPMWLPRSGQAPSKPGYEEPSEQTGGHDSSSSYPWFYGSNTAGGPSDSGSFQPMWYPAMPSGQEPSKPSHQKPTGQSGTYGSYSGPYTAGGAYSSSGSQQYGAPSSQSGGAEQENWSSSSDGDDEDEPIFTPVSEEDQVYAFKSRSRYNQKRLLFSQFRYTPTEPRQHQDPVFPHTGKTSQHGKGPVKGGY; encoded by the exons ATGAG GGTGTTGTGGATTTCCTGTCTGCTAGTTGGAAGCATCACCTGCTATCCTCAACAAGGAG GCAGTGGTGTTCCTTCTCCCATGTGGCTTCCACGTTCTGGACAAGCTCCATCAAAGCCAGGCTATGAGGAACCCTCTGAGCAAACTGGTGGTCATGACAGTTCCAGTAGCTATCCCTGGTTTTATGGCAGCAACACTGCTGGAG GTCCTTCAGACAGTGGAAGCTTCCAGCCCATGTGGTACCCTGCAATGCCATCTGGACAGGAACCATCCAAGCCATCCCATCAGAAACCTACAGGACAGTCCGGCACTTATGGCAGCTACAGTGGTCCCTACACTGCTGGGGGAGCCTACAGTTCCTCTGGCTCCCAGCAGTACGGTGCACCGAGCAGTCAGTCTGGAGGGGCTGAGCAGGAGAACTGGAGCTCTTCATCtgatggtgatgatgaggaCGAGCCCATCTTCACTCCAGTGAGCGAGGAGGATCAGGTGTACGCTTTCAAGTCTCGTTCTCGCTACAACCAGAAACGGCTGCTGTTCAGTCAGTTCCGCTACACCCCAACAGAACCACGACAGCATCAGGATCCAGTGTTTCCACACACGGGCAAAACATCGCAACATGGCAAAGGTCCAGTCAAGGGAGGCTACTGA